The Pseudomonas bijieensis DNA window GTCCGGGCACATTCTTGAGGGACGACTGCGTGGCGGTGACAGGCTGCCCACCGAGTCGGCCCTCATGCGCGAGCATGGGGTCAGCAGAACCGTGGTGCGCGAGGCCATGTCGCGTCTACAGGCGGCTGGAATGGTTGAGACACGCCACGGTATCGGGACATTTGTACGGGGTAGCGCCCTGTCGCTGGGGGCGTTCATCGACCCTGCGACCATCGGCATCATCACCGATTCGCTGGCGATCATGGAGTTTCGGATCGGTCTTGAGGTAGAGGCCGCCGGGCTCGCCGCCCAACGACGTACCCTGGATCAGTTAGGTGAGTTGCGGGCGCTTCTCGATCAGCTCGGGCAGCCGGCAATCAGCGTCAATGATCGAGCCGCGCTGGATTTTCAGTTTCATTTGAGCATTGCCCAGGCGACAGGTAATCACTATATCGCCAACACACTGCTCAACCTGGGCGTGGTCATTATCCCGCGCAGCCGACTGGATTCTGCGCAACTGTTTCACGCTGAGCCTTTGCATTACGAGCAGCGCATGCAAAGCGAGCACGAACAGATTTATCAGGCGATCTTCAATCAGGACGCTGAATGCGCGCGTGCTGCCATGCGCCTGCATCTTCAGGACAGCCGTGAATACCTGCATCAGGCCCGTCAG harbors:
- a CDS encoding FadR/GntR family transcriptional regulator, with translation MSAPAVGGKKRGSLSHGLETLLSGHILEGRLRGGDRLPTESALMREHGVSRTVVREAMSRLQAAGMVETRHGIGTFVRGSALSLGAFIDPATIGIITDSLAIMEFRIGLEVEAAGLAAQRRTLDQLGELRALLDQLGQPAISVNDRAALDFQFHLSIAQATGNHYIANTLLNLGVVIIPRSRLDSAQLFHAEPLHYEQRMQSEHEQIYQAIFNQDAECARAAMRLHLQDSREYLHQARQELMT